The following proteins come from a genomic window of Coregonus clupeaformis isolate EN_2021a unplaced genomic scaffold, ASM2061545v1 scaf0273, whole genome shotgun sequence:
- the LOC121556758 gene encoding LOW QUALITY PROTEIN: transmembrane and coiled-coil domain-containing protein 3 (The sequence of the model RefSeq protein was modified relative to this genomic sequence to represent the inferred CDS: deleted 1 base in 1 codon), protein MRRDVGGVWNINITNPDPCTQSSGCQLCVVRVMCSRRIQVTGYRCASSGAAAEVGWMRVVCAVLCLGLVGALQQEQVAQHAIKLHRGRSAVAKHAWSWVSDNCRRLGSLIRQKNTAIKKLAVAAAAVGRDHSLSDPERLFQVHTLEVFQKELNESERSVFQAVVGLQRALQGDYRDVVNMKESSHQRLEALREAAIKEEQEYVELVAAEKHQVEAVKSALAQNKTLSMLDEILEDVRRAADRLEEDIEDHAFNNNKQMKGMHVANVEAVLRVEEDEEDGGKRRRNASRRGGEVEDDLGLSMLIDSQNNQYVLTKPRDSTMPRSDQHFIKDLVSIVMLSLPCGWLCTMMGLPPMFGYIICGVLLGPSGLNSIKSMVQVETLGELGVFFTLFLVGLEFSPERLRKVWKTSVQGSCYLSLLMVATGLLWGQVLHIRPTQTVFISSCLSLSSTPLVSRFLAGGARADKDGELDYSSVLLGMLVMQDVQLGLFIAIMPTLIQVSSGDLGSVLFGGMRVLLLLSQVLFSLAVVLLLCALLKSFLIGPYYRKLHAESKGNKEILVLGTAAFVFLMLTVTEFLDISMELGCFLAGALLSSQGQICTTEVMGCIEPIRDFLAIIFFASIGLHVFPTFVLYELTILVVLTLSLVIMKFLMAVLVLSAILPKGSRHIRWIVSAGLAQVSEFSFVLGSRARRAGIISREVYLLVLSVTTLSLLLAPVLWRAATHKWVPRAERKKLARPPPLLPHPAD, encoded by the exons ATGAGGAGGGACGTAGGAGGGGTCTGGAATATAAACATAACTAACCCTGACCCATGTACACAAAG CTCGGGCTGTCAACTGTGTGTGGTGAGGGTGATGTGTTCTAGAAGGATACAGGTCACTGGATACAGGTGTGCTTCATCAG GGGCAGCAGCAGAAGTAGGTTGGATGCGGGTTGTGTGTGCAGTGCTGTGCCTTGGCCTTGTAGGGGCGCTGCAGCAGGAGCAGGTAGCTCAGCATGCCATCAAGCTGCATCGGGGCAGGAGTGCTGTGGCCAAGCACGCTTGGAGCTGGGTGTCTGATAACTGCCGGCGCCTGGGCAGCCTCATCCGACAGAAGAACACGGCCATTAAGAAGCTAGCTGTGGCTGCAGCCGCTGTGGGGCGAGACCACTCCCTCTCAGACCCAGAGAGACTCTTCCAG GTGCACACTCTGGAGGTGTTCCAGAAGGAGCTGAATGAGAGCGAACGCTCAGTCTTCCAGGCGGTGGTGGGCCTGCAGAGGGCGCTGCAGGGAGACTACAGGGACGTGGTCAACATGAAGGAGAGCAGCCATCAGAGACTGGAGGCCCTCAGAGAAGCAGCCATTAAG gaggaGCAGGAGTATGTGGAGCTGGTAGCAGCAGAGAAGCACCAGGTGGAGGCTGTGAAGAGTGCCCTGGCCCAGAACAAGACCCTGTCCATGCTGGATGAGATCCTAGAGGACGTCAGGAGAGCTGCTGACCGTCtggaggaggatatagaggaccacgccttcaacaacaataaacag ATGAAGGGAATGCACGTAGCGAACGTGGAGGCAGTGctgagagtggaggaggatgaggaagatggAGGGAAAAGAAGAAGGAACGCGtcaaggagaggtggagaggtggaggacgaCCTGGGACTGAGCATGCTCATTGACTCCCAGAACAACCAGTATGTTCTGACCAAGCCCAGAGACTCCACCATGCCTCGCTCCGATCAACACTTCATCAAG GACCTGGTCTCCATAGTGATGCTGTCTCTGCCATGTGGTTGGCTGTGCACTATGATGGGCCTGCCCCCCATGTTTGGTTACATCATCTGTGGAGTCCTCCTGGGTCCCTCTGGACTCAACAGCATCAAg TCTATGGTGCAGGTTGAGACGTTGGGAGAGTTGGGAGTGTTCTTCACTCTCTTCCTGGTGGGCCTGGAGTTCTCCCCAGAGCGACTTCGGAAG gtgtggaAGACCTCTGTGCAGGGTTCCTGCTACCTCAGTCTGTTGATGGTGGCTACAGGGTTGCTGTGGGGCCAGGTGCTGCATATCCGTCCCACCCAGACTGTCTtcatctcctcctgtctctctctgtcctccacacCGCTGGTCTCACGCTTCCTGGCTGGGGGCGCCCGCGCAGACAAGGACG gtgAGCTGGACTACAGCAGTGTTCTCCTGGGGATGTTGGTGATGCAGGATGTTCAGCTGGGTCTGTTCATAGCCATCATGCCCACCCTCATACAGGTGTCATCTGGTGACCTGGGCAG TGTTCTGTTTGGGGGTATGCGTGTCCTCCTGCTCCTGTCCCAGGTCCTGTTCTCTCTGGCTGTGGTGCTACTGCTGTGTGCTCTCCTCAAGTCCTTCCTGATTGGTCCATACTACAGGAAGCTCCATGCTGAGTCTAAAGGCAACAAGGAGATCCTGGTTCTGGGGACCGCTGCCTTCGTATTCCTCATGCTCACC GTGACTGAGTTCCTGGACATTTCCATGGAGCTGGGCTGCTTCCTGGCTGGAGCGCTTCTCTCCTCGCAGGGTCAGATTTGCACCACAGAGGTCATGGGCTGCATCGAGCCAATCAGAGACTTCCTCGCCATCATCTTCTTCGCCTCCATTG GTCTCCATGTGTTTCCTACCTTTGTCCTGTACGAACTGACCATCCTGGTGGTGCTGACTCTCTCACTGGTCATCATGAAG TTCCTGATGGCGGTGCTGGTGCTGTCGGCCATCTTGCCTAAGGGTTCTCGCCACATCCGTTGGATAGTGTCGGCCGGCCTGGCGCAGGTCAGCGAA TTCTCCTTCGTCTTGGGGAGCCGCGCCCGTCGAGCTGGCATCATCTCCAGAGAG GTGTACCTGCTGGTTCTCAGTGTCACCACTCTGAGTCTTCTGCTGGCTCCGGTGTTGTGGAGAGCTGCCACACACAAGTGGGTCCCTCGAGCCGAACGCAAGAAGCTCGCCCGCCCGCCCCCCCTGCTGCCACACCCAGCAGACTGA
- the LOC123484320 gene encoding LOW QUALITY PROTEIN: transcription factor Dp-1-like (The sequence of the model RefSeq protein was modified relative to this genomic sequence to represent the inferred CDS: deleted 2 bases in 2 codons), protein MAKDAAGIGANGEMKVFYNQNLSPSKGVLSLVTVHPQSLSVGKQLLPKTLGLSNVNIAPHMVMGTPQRPSGSGGLMMGSPHTPSTQYRPQSQPPDASPWSTGKRGTGKKGDKNGKGLRHFSMKVCEKVQRKGVTTYNEVADELVAEFSANDTLLSPGDSHSYDQKNIRRRVYDALNVLMAMNIISKEKKEIKWIGLPTNSAQECQSLEVERQRRLERIKQKQSQLQELILQQIAFKRLVQRNRSAEQQAGRAPPPNSVINLPFIIVNTSKRTVIDCSISNDKFEYLFNFDNMFEIHDDVEVLKRMGMSCGLEVGCCSPEDLKEARTLVPRALEPYVTEMATGPISNVYITGASSTNGGRHHTSGADGTVASNSNESHYSGSRGHTPVSYMADEEEDDEEDYDDDD, encoded by the exons ATGGCAAAGGAT GCGGCTGGGATCGGTGCCAACGGAGAGATGAAGGTTTTCTACAACCAGAACCTCAGTCCCAGCAAAG GTGTCCTGTCCCTGGTGACAGTCCACCCTCAGTCCCTCTCTGTGGGGAAACAACTGCTTCCCAAAACCTTGGGGCTCTCCAACGTCAACATCGCCCCACACATG gTGATGGGTACTCCTCAGAGGCCCAGTGGGTCAGGGGGGTTGATGATGGGCAGCCCTCACACACCCAGTACCCAGTACAGACCACAGAGCCAGCCCCCTGATGCCTCTCCCTGGTCCACCGG GAAGCGTGGTACTGGTAAGAAGGGGGATAAGAACGGGAAGGGGCTGAGGCATTTCTCCATGAAGGTGTGTGAGAAGGTGCAGAGAAAGGGCGTGACCACCTACAATGAGGTGGCTGACGAGCTCGTGGCAGAGTTCAGCGCCAACGACACCCTCCTCTCGCCCGGCGACTCG CATTCCTACGACCAGAAGAACATCCGACGG CGTGTGTACGATGCGCTC AACGTGCTCATGGCCATGAACATCATCTCTAAAGAGAAGAAAGAGATCAAGTGGATCGGCCTGCCCACCAACTCAGCACAGGAGTGTCAGAGCCTAGAG gtggagagacagagacgacTAGAGAGGATCAAGCAGAAACAGTCTCAGCTTCAGGAGCTCATTCTACAG CAAATAGCGTTCAAGCGCCTGGTGCAGCGTAACCGTTCAGCGGAGCAGCAAGCGGGGAGGGCTCCGCCCCCAAACTCTGTCATCAACCTCCCCTTCATCATCGTCAACACCTCCAAGAGGACCGTCATCGACTGCAGCATCTCTAACGACAA GTTTGAGTACTTGTTTAACTTTGACAACATGTTTGAGATCCATGATGACGTAGAGGTGTTGAAGAGGATGGGGATGTCTTGTGGACTGGAGGTGGGCTGCTGTTCCCCAGAGGACCTGAAGGAAGCCCGCACCCTGGTGCCCAGAGCCCTGGAGCCCTATGTTACAG AAATGGCCACGGGCCCAATAAGCAACGTCTACATCACGGGAGCGTCGTCTACAAACGGAGGACGCCATCACACAAG TGGCGCCGATGGCACAGTGGCGTCCAATTCCAACGAGTCACACTACAGCGGCTCGCGAGGCCACACCCCTGTGTCCTACATGGCagatgaggaagaggatgatgaagaggacTACGATGACGATGATTAA